From a single Lewinella sp. LCG006 genomic region:
- a CDS encoding AtpZ/AtpI family protein, whose translation MPDKTPDQKDQARKRVQDYMKYSGMAMQMGIIILLGVFAGQKLDEYFQTSPFLMVGMALLSIFAALYSTLKDLL comes from the coding sequence TTGCCGGATAAAACACCAGATCAAAAAGATCAAGCCAGGAAACGAGTACAAGATTATATGAAGTACTCGGGGATGGCGATGCAAATGGGCATCATTATTTTATTAGGGGTATTTGCTGGCCAAAAGCTGGATGAATACTTCCAAACGTCCCCTTTCCTGATGGTGGGAATGGCCTTGCTTTCTATTTTTGCAGCACTGTACAGCACACTCAAGGACTTGCTGTAA
- the rimM gene encoding ribosome maturation factor RimM (Essential for efficient processing of 16S rRNA): protein MADPMKEEMTKVGRMGRPHGLRGELKVSIEEIYFEDVVQQDSLLIAVGSQYVPHFVEAWRSGGNLVKLEDIDDKEAAQMLQQREIYLPAHLLTISTEDIPADNPFEQYLGYLISDTEFGPVGKINEIVDLPEHYLAEVSYQGKTIMIPLHADLIEGIDESKRVLLMDLPEGLFEL, encoded by the coding sequence ATGGCTGATCCAATGAAGGAGGAGATGACAAAAGTAGGCCGGATGGGTCGACCTCATGGTTTACGTGGAGAATTAAAGGTCAGTATCGAGGAGATATATTTCGAGGATGTCGTTCAGCAGGATAGTTTATTGATTGCCGTGGGCAGCCAATACGTCCCCCACTTTGTGGAAGCCTGGCGCAGCGGGGGCAACCTCGTAAAGTTGGAAGATATCGACGATAAGGAAGCTGCGCAGATGCTCCAGCAAAGAGAGATTTACCTGCCTGCTCATCTGTTGACCATCTCCACTGAAGATATTCCTGCCGACAATCCTTTTGAGCAATACCTCGGGTACCTTATCAGTGATACTGAATTCGGGCCTGTAGGGAAAATCAATGAAATCGTTGACCTACCGGAGCACTACCTGGCCGAAGTGAGCTATCAGGGAAAAACCATCATGATCCCGCTACATGCCGATCTGATTGAAGGAATAGATGAGTCTAAACGAGTGTTATTGATGGATCTTCCAGAGGGGCTGTTCGAGCTTTAA
- the mnmA gene encoding tRNA 2-thiouridine(34) synthase MnmA — translation MSKHGKVLVAMSGGIDSTVTAMILHEEGYEVVGITMKTWDYANSGGSKKETGCCSLDSINDAREVAVMMGFHHFIVDIREEFGDYVIDNFVDEYLAGRTPNPCVLCNTHIKWNSLLKRADALDCEFIATGHYAKIKHENDRYFVQKSADLNKDQSYVLWGLSQECMARSRFPLGGMTKPEVRQLAADFGYEELSKKAESFEICFVPDNDYRGFLKRRVPTLEEQVTGGNFVTTSGEIIGQHQGYPFYTIGQRKGLGMAFGQPMFVTEIQPETNTVVLGTSDELIRNGMNVGQVNNQKYAIIPSDLELVTKIRYKDAGAMSTMVQTGDHVAVSFMANVKGVAPGQSAVFYEGDDVVGGGIIYGGHKFGEN, via the coding sequence ATGAGTAAGCACGGAAAAGTACTGGTTGCCATGAGTGGAGGGATTGACTCTACCGTTACGGCCATGATACTCCACGAAGAAGGCTATGAGGTAGTAGGGATTACCATGAAAACCTGGGACTACGCCAATAGCGGTGGCTCCAAGAAGGAAACCGGCTGTTGTAGCCTTGACAGCATCAACGATGCCCGTGAGGTAGCCGTAATGATGGGTTTTCACCATTTCATCGTCGATATTCGGGAAGAATTTGGGGATTATGTCATCGATAATTTTGTCGACGAGTACCTGGCGGGGCGTACGCCTAATCCTTGTGTACTTTGCAATACTCACATTAAGTGGAATTCGCTGCTCAAGCGGGCCGATGCCCTCGATTGTGAATTCATCGCTACGGGCCACTACGCCAAAATTAAGCACGAAAACGATCGCTATTTTGTCCAAAAAAGTGCTGACCTCAACAAGGATCAATCCTATGTTCTTTGGGGGCTGAGCCAGGAGTGTATGGCTCGCAGTCGCTTCCCATTGGGCGGCATGACCAAACCGGAAGTTCGCCAGCTAGCCGCCGATTTTGGTTATGAAGAACTCAGCAAGAAAGCGGAAAGTTTTGAAATTTGCTTTGTTCCTGACAACGACTACCGGGGCTTCCTCAAGCGGCGCGTACCAACATTGGAAGAGCAGGTAACCGGAGGTAACTTCGTAACCACCAGTGGTGAAATCATTGGTCAGCACCAAGGTTATCCTTTTTATACCATTGGCCAAAGGAAAGGGCTCGGCATGGCTTTCGGGCAACCGATGTTTGTGACGGAAATCCAGCCGGAAACCAATACCGTAGTGTTAGGCACCTCTGATGAACTCATCCGCAACGGCATGAATGTTGGTCAGGTCAACAATCAGAAATACGCCATCATCCCCAGTGACCTGGAGCTGGTGACGAAGATTCGTTACAAAGACGCTGGTGCCATGAGTACCATGGTACAGACGGGAGATCACGTAGCGGTCAGTTTTATGGCCAACGTTAAGGGGGTTGCCCCTGGACAGTCTGCCGTTTTTTATGAAGGTGATGATGTTGTGGGAGGAGGTATCATTTATGGTGGCCACAAGTTCGGAGAGAACTAG
- a CDS encoding septal ring lytic transglycosylase RlpA family protein encodes MKYLSFSLFICLTLLSSMTFAQEEEYGLASYYSDDFEGRSTAYGDTYNKDELTCAHKRFPYGTMLKVTRLDNKKSVTVKVIDKGPYIKGRVVDLSRRAADVLGIVGMGSVEVKVEKVGNSTSRPADKVEEVTTAPAATPRAFEEPAPERITTTPAAEPRATTPAPAPEKVAERSVEPAAKTTTTPAAKPASTTPTVNASKDRFSPVGKDYNPYGLYRIVLEKPDAQTGFGVQVASFTSYENVMQRVADLQAQWFDNILISIEPGEGGKSSYKVILGPFDDQKTAQHYQASLASRYKIRGFVIDLAGLKY; translated from the coding sequence ATGAAATACCTATCCTTTAGCCTTTTTATTTGCTTGACACTACTGAGTAGTATGACCTTCGCTCAGGAAGAAGAATACGGCTTAGCGTCTTATTATTCTGATGATTTTGAAGGCCGCTCTACCGCCTACGGCGATACTTACAACAAAGATGAACTGACCTGCGCACACAAACGCTTCCCCTACGGCACCATGCTGAAGGTGACCCGTCTTGATAACAAAAAATCAGTAACGGTAAAAGTGATCGACAAAGGTCCCTATATCAAAGGCCGCGTCGTAGACCTTTCCCGTCGTGCCGCCGATGTACTGGGGATCGTAGGGATGGGCTCCGTAGAAGTGAAAGTCGAAAAAGTGGGCAATAGCACCAGTCGACCTGCAGACAAAGTGGAAGAGGTGACTACTGCACCTGCTGCTACTCCGCGAGCTTTTGAAGAACCAGCACCAGAAAGAATTACAACCACACCTGCTGCCGAACCTCGTGCTACTACACCAGCGCCCGCCCCCGAAAAAGTTGCCGAGCGGTCGGTAGAGCCAGCAGCCAAGACGACCACGACACCCGCCGCAAAACCAGCGTCAACAACGCCTACCGTGAATGCTTCCAAAGATCGGTTTTCTCCCGTGGGCAAGGATTACAATCCCTACGGCCTCTACCGTATCGTATTGGAAAAACCGGATGCTCAAACAGGGTTTGGTGTGCAGGTAGCATCTTTTACCAGCTACGAGAACGTCATGCAGCGAGTAGCCGATTTACAAGCCCAATGGTTCGATAATATCCTCATCAGTATTGAACCCGGCGAAGGAGGCAAAAGTAGTTACAAGGTCATCCTTGGCCCTTTTGATGATCAAAAAACGGCCCAGCATTACCAAGCCAGCCTGGCGAGCCGTTATAAAATCCGCGGTTTCGTCATTGATCTGGCGGGGCTGAAGTATTAG
- a CDS encoding ArnT family glycosyltransferase has product MRKGKTITPPLPTSPSSRYRFFCWAVAFLAVAQLLVGLDYINIWPAAEAELIWSGVQPAPANTWVSAFLGTIPTESPYWLLAYRVPGLLIYLLGVGLFFFWGSALFGKRSVEITLLVGAASLLLPVLAKTASLDIWRFGLELGFWLALLHFTKTPTRKWLVRSSILGSLAILVGSWATLVLMVIWQVAYYRILVAEKEDLKKQLGKPFVIIYLVFGLSFLLYWALGYHGSLADFYYFHFLRLGHLKFFLYALLGIAPFIGFTLAALRDLFYKVKRGEEFSQLLLIGLLGSFLTLSLVFPFLLILMTAKQLENYFKIPNYPWQDWVKTGQVLHIIVVFFLVALTLLGGFVQFQNDGFRAVLGCSAAYWMFSFVGVIGLYGKQRDYVLGGMTLAGLLALLFFWIQVYPFLHLQRNWPQRLQTQIEQTLPDTKEVGLNERDPLTLPLAPYLQRSGYQLRNTTEVAPNQASLTILRLAPNDSISEPRVTISGWPWLWGEERWGGF; this is encoded by the coding sequence ATGCGTAAAGGCAAGACAATCACTCCACCACTCCCTACATCTCCTTCTTCTCGTTATCGTTTCTTTTGTTGGGCAGTGGCCTTTTTGGCGGTGGCTCAATTGTTGGTAGGCTTGGATTATATCAACATCTGGCCTGCTGCCGAGGCCGAGCTTATCTGGTCGGGGGTACAGCCTGCACCTGCAAACACCTGGGTGAGTGCTTTCCTGGGCACCATCCCCACCGAATCGCCTTACTGGCTACTCGCCTATCGGGTGCCTGGCCTTTTGATTTACCTGCTAGGCGTAGGCTTGTTTTTCTTTTGGGGCAGTGCCCTATTTGGCAAGCGCTCGGTTGAGATCACCTTGCTTGTTGGGGCAGCCTCCCTCCTACTGCCCGTCTTGGCCAAAACGGCTAGTCTCGACATCTGGCGCTTTGGGCTGGAACTGGGCTTTTGGTTGGCTTTACTGCATTTTACCAAGACGCCTACCCGCAAGTGGTTGGTGAGAAGCAGCATACTCGGTTCACTGGCCATTCTGGTGGGCAGTTGGGCCACCCTCGTCCTGATGGTCATCTGGCAAGTGGCCTATTATCGCATCTTGGTAGCAGAAAAAGAAGACCTGAAAAAACAACTGGGTAAACCCTTTGTTATCATCTACCTCGTTTTTGGTTTATCCTTCCTCCTTTATTGGGCTTTGGGTTACCACGGCTCACTTGCTGATTTTTATTACTTCCATTTCCTACGCTTGGGTCACCTCAAGTTCTTCCTGTACGCCCTTCTGGGTATCGCTCCTTTTATTGGCTTCACATTGGCAGCGCTGCGAGACCTCTTTTACAAAGTCAAAAGAGGAGAAGAGTTTTCTCAGCTACTACTCATCGGGCTACTGGGCAGCTTCCTTACCCTATCACTCGTCTTCCCTTTCCTGTTGATCTTGATGACGGCCAAACAACTCGAAAACTACTTTAAGATCCCCAATTACCCTTGGCAGGATTGGGTAAAAACAGGGCAAGTGTTGCACATTATTGTCGTTTTTTTCCTGGTTGCCCTCACCTTACTAGGCGGCTTCGTCCAATTCCAAAACGATGGCTTTCGCGCCGTTCTGGGTTGCTCAGCAGCTTATTGGATGTTTAGCTTCGTAGGTGTCATTGGCTTGTATGGCAAACAAAGAGATTATGTACTCGGCGGCATGACGCTCGCTGGCTTGCTTGCCTTGTTGTTCTTCTGGATACAAGTCTACCCCTTCCTCCACCTCCAGCGCAACTGGCCCCAACGGCTACAAACCCAAATAGAACAAACCCTACCCGATACCAAAGAAGTCGGTCTAAATGAGCGTGATCCGCTCACACTCCCCCTCGCACCTTATCTCCAACGCAGCGGCTACCAACTCCGCAACACCACCGAAGTAGCACCCAATCAAGCCTCTTTAACCATCCTTAGACTAGCCCCCAACGACAGCATCAGTGAACCCAGGGTAACGATCAGTGGCTGGCCCTGGCTATGGGGCGAAGAGCGCTGGGGAGGGTTTTAA
- a CDS encoding DUF6569 family protein: MRFLTLFSLLLLFVACDNNTVLQEELTNNSPIEVQLSENPQWEKDHLRLLPIVASEAYLNEQQSVAQYKVLSEALENERFRVSEKKPYGRFTDEGAVNTLTVQNKTEDPIFLMAGEVVQGGNQDRVIAEDAVIAARNIQDIPVFCVEHGRWTYEGDKALNEGDKKIFAFRGYYNVASSEVRRSVATGSQQAVWDQVADIRTRYSLDGGTQAYADLETNEKFVNDRTNYERFFGDKLAKNETIIGFVAVSGDQILGADVFGHPALLNRQFAAVLSSYATDALTLGNDKELKPAQLAAFIAGLQADLADEKGFRQDGKLVHYAKLR; this comes from the coding sequence ATGCGCTTCTTAACACTATTTTCTTTGCTACTCCTTTTTGTCGCATGTGATAACAACACGGTTTTGCAAGAGGAGTTGACGAATAATTCTCCAATTGAAGTCCAGTTGTCGGAAAATCCGCAGTGGGAAAAGGATCATTTACGCCTCTTGCCCATTGTGGCCAGTGAGGCTTACCTGAACGAACAACAATCGGTGGCGCAATATAAGGTTTTAAGTGAAGCCCTGGAAAATGAGCGTTTCCGAGTTTCGGAAAAAAAGCCTTATGGCCGCTTTACGGATGAGGGTGCAGTAAATACCTTGACGGTACAGAATAAGACCGAAGACCCCATCTTTTTGATGGCGGGAGAAGTGGTACAAGGTGGCAACCAGGATCGCGTTATTGCGGAGGATGCGGTCATTGCCGCGCGTAATATCCAGGATATACCTGTTTTTTGTGTGGAACACGGTCGCTGGACTTACGAAGGTGACAAGGCTTTGAACGAAGGGGATAAAAAGATTTTTGCCTTTCGTGGCTATTACAACGTCGCTTCCAGTGAAGTACGCCGTTCAGTCGCTACGGGCAGTCAGCAAGCCGTTTGGGACCAGGTAGCCGATATTCGCACCCGCTACAGTCTGGATGGTGGCACCCAGGCTTACGCTGACTTGGAAACCAATGAGAAATTTGTGAATGACCGTACCAACTACGAACGCTTCTTTGGTGACAAGCTGGCCAAAAATGAAACCATCATTGGCTTTGTGGCCGTGAGTGGTGATCAGATTCTGGGAGCTGACGTGTTTGGCCACCCTGCTTTATTGAACCGCCAGTTTGCCGCGGTACTGAGCAGTTACGCTACGGATGCACTCACGCTAGGCAATGACAAAGAACTGAAGCCTGCTCAACTGGCTGCATTTATTGCGGGCTTACAGGCTGATTTGGCGGACGAAAAAGGCTTTCGCCAGGATGGGAAGTTGGTGCATTATGCTAAGTTGCGGTAG
- the tesB gene encoding acyl-CoA thioesterase II — MKEVSQLIELLKMEQLEVNLFRGQSKSVGSERVFGGQVMAQALSAAMQTVPNDRFVHSLHSYFLLPGDLEVPIVFEVERIRDGGSFTTRRVKAIQHGAAIFHLSASFQLQQEGYEHQMEKPRVSLPDDLPSWEGLAKQFGDMIPPNLKKMLDIERPLDFRQVEFINPMVQEKYDPVRHVWMKAKGEMPDDRRLHDLVLAYATDYNLLTTALLPHGFAADFRSLTLASLDHSMWFHRPFRIDEWLLYALDSPSASGARGFTRGQIFSLEGELVASVAQEGLMRPRK; from the coding sequence ATGAAAGAGGTAAGTCAATTGATTGAACTGCTCAAGATGGAGCAGCTGGAAGTTAATCTTTTCCGCGGACAGAGCAAGAGTGTAGGCAGTGAGCGGGTTTTTGGCGGGCAGGTAATGGCCCAGGCGCTGAGCGCCGCCATGCAAACGGTACCCAACGACCGGTTTGTCCATTCGCTCCACAGCTATTTCTTGTTGCCGGGGGATCTTGAAGTGCCCATTGTATTCGAGGTGGAGCGCATCCGCGACGGGGGGAGCTTTACCACCCGTAGGGTAAAGGCGATCCAACACGGCGCAGCGATTTTTCACCTTTCAGCATCTTTTCAATTGCAGCAGGAGGGGTACGAACACCAGATGGAAAAACCGCGGGTCTCACTTCCCGACGATTTGCCTAGCTGGGAAGGGCTCGCCAAGCAGTTTGGTGATATGATTCCACCGAACTTGAAAAAGATGCTGGACATTGAACGCCCGCTGGATTTCCGACAGGTAGAGTTCATCAATCCAATGGTGCAGGAGAAATACGATCCCGTCCGCCACGTCTGGATGAAGGCCAAGGGAGAGATGCCCGACGATCGCCGCTTACACGATCTGGTGTTGGCGTATGCTACCGATTACAACCTGTTGACCACCGCGCTATTGCCTCACGGTTTCGCGGCCGATTTTCGCAGCCTGACCCTGGCTAGCCTTGATCACTCTATGTGGTTTCACCGTCCGTTTCGGATAGATGAGTGGTTGTTGTATGCGCTGGATAGCCCTTCGGCTTCCGGTGCAAGAGGGTTCACACGGGGTCAGATCTTCTCCCTGGAGGGAGAATTGGTAGCCAGTGTGGCCCAGGAAGGTTTGATGCGGCCGAGGAAGTGA
- a CDS encoding thiamine pyrophosphate-dependent enzyme, with product MFKPDLAALSENKLRLTADLSKEEILNDFHICCTSREVSLLARREVLTGKAKFGISGDGKEVPQVAMARAFRKGDFRSGYYRDQTFMFAMGLLSIEAFFAQLYADTSNDPFSGGRQMNAHFATPTIDEAGNWQNTTALYNVSADIAPTAGQMARALGLALASKKYRNNKALQENNFSKNGLEVSFCTIGDASTSEGVFWETLNAAAVQQVPLAVFVWDDGYGISVPKEFQTAKSSISAAVSGLATEEDKAGFAIYNLKGWDYSSLVDQFQLGIERVRDRQEPALFHVEELTQPQGHSTSGSHERYKSKERLAWEKDHDCILQMEKWIIDQGIATEEEVSNIRKQAKKTAKAGRDAAWKAFNVPARTYAGELQNWYQQITAPDTVIQQLHQDLQLHTHPQIHEICSNARRLAYQLRRSNHALYPAIKAWLDPIEKTFHHKYGQHLYSEGSDSALRVPVISPRFSPDSPSSNGYQILNAFFDYALEKYPELYAFGEDVGQIGGVNQSFAKLQEKYGEERVFDTGIREWTIMGQAIGMAMRGLRPIAEIQYLDYLLYGLEPLSDDLATLRWRSNGQQKAPAIIRTRGHRLEGIWHSGSPMGMIVNALRGMYVCVPRSMVQAVGMYNTLLQSGEPGLVIECLNGYRRKERMPENIGEYTVPMGVPETLLTGDDLTILTYGSCVRLAEDACELLAQDGIRAELVDIQTLLPFDLEHRIIASLKKTNRLLIVDEDVPGGASAYILQKIVEEQNGYRYLDAAPQTLSAKAHRPAYGSDGDYFSKPSVEDIYDAAFAMVEEAEPGRF from the coding sequence ATGTTTAAGCCCGATCTTGCTGCGCTATCAGAAAACAAGCTACGACTTACTGCAGACCTTAGTAAAGAAGAAATTCTGAACGATTTCCACATTTGCTGTACCAGCCGTGAAGTAAGTTTACTGGCTCGCCGTGAGGTACTCACCGGAAAAGCCAAATTTGGTATTAGCGGTGATGGCAAAGAAGTTCCGCAAGTAGCCATGGCTCGTGCTTTTCGCAAAGGTGATTTCCGTTCGGGATACTACCGTGATCAAACCTTCATGTTTGCCATGGGGCTCCTCAGCATAGAAGCTTTCTTTGCCCAATTGTACGCTGATACCAGCAATGACCCTTTCTCTGGCGGGCGGCAAATGAATGCTCACTTCGCTACGCCAACAATTGACGAGGCAGGAAATTGGCAAAATACCACCGCCTTGTATAATGTAAGCGCAGATATTGCACCTACCGCCGGGCAGATGGCCCGCGCCCTCGGCTTGGCTTTAGCAAGCAAGAAATACCGCAATAACAAAGCACTACAAGAAAACAATTTTTCAAAAAATGGTCTGGAGGTGAGTTTTTGCACGATTGGCGATGCCAGTACCTCGGAAGGCGTTTTTTGGGAAACCCTCAATGCTGCTGCCGTACAACAAGTGCCCTTGGCCGTTTTTGTTTGGGATGATGGCTATGGCATCAGTGTACCCAAAGAATTTCAAACAGCAAAGAGTAGTATTTCGGCAGCCGTCAGTGGCTTAGCTACCGAAGAGGATAAGGCAGGATTTGCCATTTATAATCTAAAAGGCTGGGATTATAGCAGTTTGGTAGATCAATTCCAATTGGGTATTGAACGCGTAAGGGACCGCCAGGAACCAGCCCTCTTCCACGTTGAAGAGCTGACCCAGCCCCAAGGACACTCTACCTCTGGCTCACACGAACGCTACAAATCTAAAGAACGTCTCGCCTGGGAGAAAGACCATGACTGCATCCTGCAAATGGAAAAGTGGATCATTGATCAAGGTATCGCTACGGAAGAAGAAGTCAGTAATATTCGTAAGCAGGCCAAAAAAACAGCAAAGGCAGGTCGTGACGCCGCCTGGAAGGCGTTCAATGTACCCGCTCGTACCTACGCTGGCGAGCTCCAAAACTGGTACCAGCAAATAACAGCCCCTGATACTGTCATCCAACAACTTCATCAGGATTTACAGCTCCACACCCATCCTCAGATTCACGAAATTTGTAGTAATGCCCGGCGCTTGGCTTACCAACTTCGCCGCAGTAATCACGCCTTGTATCCTGCCATTAAAGCATGGCTCGACCCTATAGAAAAAACTTTTCATCACAAATACGGCCAACACCTTTACAGCGAAGGCAGTGATTCTGCTCTTCGCGTCCCTGTCATAAGCCCTCGCTTCTCTCCCGACAGCCCCAGTAGCAACGGTTACCAAATTCTGAATGCTTTCTTCGATTACGCACTGGAAAAATATCCAGAATTGTATGCCTTTGGTGAAGATGTCGGGCAGATTGGTGGGGTCAACCAAAGCTTTGCCAAACTACAAGAAAAATACGGAGAGGAACGCGTCTTTGATACTGGTATCCGTGAATGGACCATCATGGGCCAAGCCATCGGCATGGCTATGAGAGGATTACGACCTATCGCAGAAATCCAGTACCTCGACTACCTCCTTTACGGCCTTGAGCCCTTATCTGACGACCTCGCTACCTTACGCTGGCGCAGCAATGGACAACAAAAAGCACCAGCCATCATTCGTACCCGTGGCCACCGCCTCGAAGGCATCTGGCACTCTGGCTCACCCATGGGTATGATTGTCAATGCGCTGCGTGGTATGTACGTATGTGTTCCGCGTAGCATGGTGCAGGCGGTAGGCATGTACAATACCCTCTTGCAAAGCGGCGAACCCGGCTTGGTCATCGAATGCTTGAATGGCTATCGCCGCAAAGAACGTATGCCCGAAAATATCGGAGAATACACCGTCCCCATGGGAGTACCAGAAACTTTGCTAACAGGAGATGATCTCACGATACTCACCTACGGCAGTTGTGTACGCTTGGCGGAAGATGCCTGTGAATTATTGGCGCAAGATGGCATCCGTGCCGAGCTGGTAGATATTCAAACCTTGCTGCCTTTTGATCTGGAGCACCGGATCATTGCCAGCCTCAAGAAAACCAACCGTCTCCTGATCGTCGATGAAGATGTCCCTGGGGGTGCTTCTGCCTATATTTTACAAAAAATTGTAGAAGAACAAAACGGTTACCGCTACCTGGATGCAGCTCCGCAAACACTCTCCGCTAAAGCCCACCGCCCTGCTTATGGCTCTGATGGCGACTACTTCAGCAAACCCAGCGTAGAAGACATCTATGACGCAGCATTTGCCATGGTAGAAGAAGCAGAACCGGGAAGGTTTTAA
- a CDS encoding DUF1573 domain-containing protein, whose translation MKRISLFLVLALGLSISMTAQSTVAPVEQAVETPSTEGPQMEFTTLEVDYGTIEQGSDPYRFFQFTNPGTAPLVITNAKGSCGCTVPTYPKEPILPGNAGEIKVRYDTNRVGPFTKRVTLTTNVGEEPIVLTIKGKVEKAPEEPAGVPTNEGGMFNSGGN comes from the coding sequence ATGAAGCGTATATCCCTTTTCTTAGTTTTAGCTCTAGGTCTGAGCATTTCTATGACTGCTCAGTCAACAGTAGCTCCAGTAGAACAAGCTGTTGAGACTCCTTCTACCGAAGGTCCTCAGATGGAATTCACAACCTTAGAGGTAGATTACGGTACCATTGAACAAGGTTCTGATCCTTACCGTTTCTTCCAGTTTACCAATCCTGGTACTGCTCCGTTGGTAATTACCAATGCTAAAGGTAGCTGTGGTTGTACGGTACCTACTTACCCTAAAGAGCCTATTTTGCCAGGTAATGCTGGAGAAATCAAAGTTCGTTACGACACTAATCGTGTAGGACCTTTCACCAAGCGTGTAACTCTTACTACCAATGTAGGAGAAGAGCCTATCGTTTTGACCATCAAAGGAAAAGTAGAAAAGGCTCCAGAAGAACCAGCTGGTGTACCTACCAACGAAGGTGGTATGTTCAACAGCGGTGGCAACTAA